A single Candidatus Babeliales bacterium DNA region contains:
- a CDS encoding DUF5674 family protein: MLLITTEITLDELKKMALKMHNNLVKAVVDIEKGIMIVDAELHADQEDTFLENGSAQQNLWGINLHPSKFGSDDFIEFDSMINIRPSQGNYDRGVNDTATQKKIVSIVNQLVIS, encoded by the coding sequence ATGCTATTAATAACTACCGAAATCACTCTTGACGAACTAAAAAAAATGGCTCTCAAAATGCATAACAACCTTGTAAAAGCAGTCGTTGATATTGAAAAAGGCATCATGATAGTTGATGCCGAATTACATGCAGATCAAGAAGACACATTTCTTGAAAATGGATCTGCTCAACAAAACCTATGGGGCATAAATCTACACCCTTCAAAATTTGGCTCTGATGATTTTATAGAATTTGATTCAATGATTAACATTCGCCCATCACAAGGAAATTATGATAGAGGCGTTAATGATACTGCAACTCAGAAAAAAATTGTTAGTATCGTTAACCAGCTGGTAATCTCATGA